The Neofelis nebulosa isolate mNeoNeb1 chromosome 16, mNeoNeb1.pri, whole genome shotgun sequence genome includes a window with the following:
- the LOC131498495 gene encoding keratin-associated protein 9-1-like, whose protein sequence is MTHSCCSSCCQPTCCRTTCCRTTCCQPSCCGCSGCGHNSGGSSGCGSGCCHPCCCRACCHTTCCRTTCCQPSCCGCSCCQPCCCPACCHTTCCRTTCCQPSCCGSSGCGHNGGGSSGCGSSCCQPCCCPTCCHTTCCRTTCCQPSCCGSSGCGSSGCGQNCCGSRCCQPGC, encoded by the exons atgacccactcgtgctgctcctcttgctgccagcctacgtgctgcaggaccacctgctgccggaccacctgctgccagcccagctgctgtgggtgtagcggctgtggacacaacagcggtgggtctagcggctgtggttcaggctgctgccatccttgctgctgccgagcttgctgtcacaccacctgctgccggaccacctgctgccagcccagctgctgtgggtgta gctgctgccagccttgctgctgcccagcttgctgtcacaccacctgctgccggaccacctgctgccagcccagctgctgtgggtccagcggctgtggacataacggcggtgggtctagcggctgtgggtcgagctgctgccagccttgctgctgcccaacttgctgtcacaccacctgctgccggaccacctgctgccagcccagctgttgtgggtccagcggctgtgggtccagcggctgtggacaAAACTGCTGTGGGTCCCGCTGCTGCCAGCCAGGTTGCTGA